The sequence GCGTGCGCCGGTCTTCTTCGCTCGTCACGGGAAACGGCTCGTGCATCGGCACCGGCGCGGCCGCACGCATCAGCATCTCGTCGCGGCGTTGGGTCCAGACGATCTGCGCAGCGGCGGCATCGCGTGGAAACTGTTCTAGCGCCCTTTCCTGCTCCTTGATCTCGCGCAGCGGGCCATTGTGGCGCCGCAAGTCCGCGACTTCCTGCGTGAGGCGCAGCTTCTCGTCAACGAACGATTGCGGCAGCGTATCGAGCCGCATCTGCATCAGCGTGGCGCGCCGCCGATAGTCGTCGCGTACGGTCTGCTCGAGCGGCGCCTCGCGCACCTGCTTCTCCAGGCCTTCGACGCGCTCCATCAAGCGCCCGTAGTTGAACTGCGGCACCCAGCCGAGGCCATCCTTATGCGCGATCATCGACACGGGAATCAGAATGGCCGCGATCAGGATGATGTATTGCGCGACCTGCGTCCACGTCACGGCACGCATGCCGCCCAGAAACGAGCACACCAGAATGCCCGCGAGTCCGCAGAAAATCCCGACCGCGAAATCCACGCCGATAAAACGCGTCGCGATCAAACCGACGCCCTGAATCTGCGCAACCAGATAGACGAATGAGCACAGGATCGCCGCTAACGCAGCGAGTCCACGCACCGCGTTGCTCGAAAAGCGCGTGCCGAGAAAGTCGGGAATCGTGTAGCGCGCGAGCTTGCGCACGTAAGGCGCGAGCAGGAATGCGACGAGACAATAGCCACCGGTCCAGCCCATCAGGTACGCGAGACCGTCATATCCAGTCGCATAGATCGACCCGGCAAGGCCGATGAACGAGGCTGCGGACAACCAGTCGGCCGCAGTCGCCATGCCATTGAAGAAGGACGGCACGCGCCGCCCGGCTACGTAGTATTCGACGAGGTCGGACGTGCGCGACAGCAAGCCGATCACCGCATATACCGCGATCGGCACGAACAGGAACACATAGCCGATCCACACACCCGGGCCGGTGGTGCGCTCGATGCGCCACATCACGTAGATGAATAGCAGGAAGCCGAGCGTATAGAGCGCGTATGAGCGGATCAGCCGGTTCGTGAGCTTCATCGGCTCAGCTTCCGCGCACAGTGGGTGCGCCGGAATCGGCACTGACGCTGACACCGGAACCGGCGTCGGCATCCGCGTCGGCATCGAAAGCGCGTTGCAGACGGCGGTCGGCGCGCTGCATCAGCACGATATAAACGACGATCAACGCAACGTAGATCAGAATCGCCCCTTGCGCACCGAAGTAAAACGGCAACCTGAAGCCGATGAAGCGCACCGGGTCCAACGCCGGCGCCACCAGTGGCAAAACGAACGACACCACGAAGCCCACCGTCATCAACGCCGCGATCAACGCGAGATTGAAGCGCCAGTACTTCTGATGCGCGCGCGCCATCGCCGCCGAGACCGCAGGGGGTTCGGGCGCGGGATTGAGCGTAGCGTGAGAGGTGTGGTGCGGCGCGGCCATGCGCCTATGTATCAAAAAGCCACCGGGCAGGCAATCGGGATTGTCCGCGCGGTGGCTTTAACTGCCTAACCTAAGTGGCCGATACCTGGGTCCGGTCAAGGGCGCGTCATTCGACACACCCTTGCTACAAACCCAGGCAAACCTAAGCTCAGAGCGACTCGCCGAGCTGATCGAGAATCGCCGGATTCTCCAGCGTGGACACGTCCTGGGTGATTTCCTCGCCCTTTGCCAGCGAGCGCAACAGGCGGCGCATGATCTTGCCCGAACGCGTCTTCGGCAGGTTCTCACCAAAGCGGATGTCCTTCGGCTTGGCGATCGGACCGATCTCCTTGGCGACCCAATTGCGCAGTTCGTTGGCGAGCTTCACCGCTTCTTCGCCTTCAGGACGCGCGCGTTTGAGCACCACGAATGCGCACACGGCTTCGCCGGTCGTATCGTCAGGACGTCCCACCACGGCAGCTTCAGCCACGAGCGGGTTCGACACCAGCGCCGACTCGATCTCCATGGTGCCGAGGCGGTGGCCGGACACGTTGAGCACGTCGTCGATGCGGCCCATGATCGTGAAGTAGCCGGTTTCCTTGTCGCGCACCGCGCCATCGCCGGCGAGGTACAGCGTGCCGCCGAGTTCTTCGGGGAAGTAGCTCTTCTTGTAGCGGTCCGGATCGCCCCACACGTTGCGCAGCATCGCCGGCCACGGACGCTTCACCACCAGAATACCGCCCTGCCCGTTCGGCACGTCCTGGCCGGTTTCGTCGACGACCGCCGCCATGATGCCTGGCAGCGGCAGGGTGCACGAACCCGGCACCAGCGGCGTGGCGCCCGGCAGCGGCGTGATCATGTGGCCGCCGGTTTCGGTTTGCCACCACGTATCGACGATCGGACAACGGCCGCCGCCGACGTTCTCGTGATACCACACCCACGCTTCCGGATTGATCGGCTCGCCGACCGTGCCGATGATGCGCAGCGTCGACAGATCGTAGCTCTTCGGATGCACTTTCTGGTCCGCTTCGGCGTATTTGATCAGCGAGCGGATCGCGGTCGGCGCCGTGTAGAACAGCGAGACCTTGTGCTTCGCGATCATCTCCCAGAAGCGGCCGGCGTTCGGATAGGTCGGCACGCCTTCGAACACGACCTGGGTGCCGCCGAGCGTCAACGGACCATACGTGATGTAGCTATGGCCGGTGATCCAGCCGATGTCGGCGGTGCACCAGAACACATCCGTGGGCTTCCAGTCGAAGGTCCACTTCATGGTCTGCGCGGCCCACAGCAGATAGCCGCCGGTGCTGTGCTGCACGCCCTTCGGCTTGCCGGTCGAACCCGACGTATAGAGGATGAAAAGCGGATGCTCGGCGCCGACCCACTCGGGCGCGCATTGATCCGATTCGGCTTGCGTGAGTTCGTGCATCCACAGATCGCGGCTGTCGTTCCACGCGATCTTGCCGCCGGTACGCTTATAGACGATCACGCTCTTCACCGCGTCGCAGCCGCCCATGGCAATGGCTTCGTCGGCGATGTTTTTCAGCGGCAACGCTTTACCCCCGCGCATCTGTTCGTCGGAGGTCACGAGGGCGACGGCGCCCACGTCGACCAGGCGCTCATTCAGCGATTTCGACGAGAAGCC comes from Burkholderia sp. GAS332 and encodes:
- a CDS encoding cation/acetate symporter, with the protein product MKLTNRLIRSYALYTLGFLLFIYVMWRIERTTGPGVWIGYVFLFVPIAVYAVIGLLSRTSDLVEYYVAGRRVPSFFNGMATAADWLSAASFIGLAGSIYATGYDGLAYLMGWTGGYCLVAFLLAPYVRKLARYTIPDFLGTRFSSNAVRGLAALAAILCSFVYLVAQIQGVGLIATRFIGVDFAVGIFCGLAGILVCSFLGGMRAVTWTQVAQYIILIAAILIPVSMIAHKDGLGWVPQFNYGRLMERVEGLEKQVREAPLEQTVRDDYRRRATLMQMRLDTLPQSFVDEKLRLTQEVADLRRHNGPLREIKEQERALEQFPRDAAAAQIVWTQRRDEMLMRAAAPVPMHEPFPVTSEEDRRTHERNFLSLLLCLSLGTASLPHILTRYNTTTSVASARRSVGWTLFFVALFYLTVPVLAVLIKYEILTNLVGHHFADLPQWLMQWRKVEPSLISLADTNGDGIVRWSEIQMQPDMVVLAAPEIAGLPYVMSGLIAAGALAAALSTADGLLLTIANALSHDVYYHMVDPTASSQRRVTISKILLLGVALFASYVASLNTGNILFLVGAAFSLAASSLFPVLVLGVFWKRTTRLGAVAGMVAGLVVCIYYIVSTYPFFTQMTGFVGARWFGIEPISSGVFGVPAGFLVAIGVSLVDRKPDAYTRALVDYIRHP
- a CDS encoding putative solute:sodium symporter small subunit — translated: MAAPHHTSHATLNPAPEPPAVSAAMARAHQKYWRFNLALIAALMTVGFVVSFVLPLVAPALDPVRFIGFRLPFYFGAQGAILIYVALIVVYIVLMQRADRRLQRAFDADADADAGSGVSVSADSGAPTVRGS
- a CDS encoding acetyl-coenzyme A synthetase; the protein is MAGASRNQEAPAPALDTKPGVPRGRQYRLRFIFTKGLSMSAIESVLQERRVFPPSAEAVAGAAISGMDAYRALAAEAERDYEGFWGRLARETLSWNKPFTKVLDESKAPFYTWFEDGQLNASYNSIDRHVEVGNGERVAIIFEADDGTVTNVTYQDLLQRVSRFANALKKRGVKKGDRVVIYMPMSIEGIVAMQACARIGATHSVVFGGFSSKSLNERLVDVGAVALVTSDEQMRGGKALPLKNIADEAIAMGGCDAVKSVIVYKRTGGKIAWNDSRDLWMHELTQAESDQCAPEWVGAEHPLFILYTSGSTGKPKGVQHSTGGYLLWAAQTMKWTFDWKPTDVFWCTADIGWITGHSYITYGPLTLGGTQVVFEGVPTYPNAGRFWEMIAKHKVSLFYTAPTAIRSLIKYAEADQKVHPKSYDLSTLRIIGTVGEPINPEAWVWYHENVGGGRCPIVDTWWQTETGGHMITPLPGATPLVPGSCTLPLPGIMAAVVDETGQDVPNGQGGILVVKRPWPAMLRNVWGDPDRYKKSYFPEELGGTLYLAGDGAVRDKETGYFTIMGRIDDVLNVSGHRLGTMEIESALVSNPLVAEAAVVGRPDDTTGEAVCAFVVLKRARPEGEEAVKLANELRNWVAKEIGPIAKPKDIRFGENLPKTRSGKIMRRLLRSLAKGEEITQDVSTLENPAILDQLGESL